From a region of the uncultured Draconibacterium sp. genome:
- a CDS encoding TonB-dependent receptor translates to MKYYNLSQKRYRFISQRLFSKMLIVMFLMISSLAFSQTNIEVTGTVAGSDGELLPGVTVVVQGTTNGTITDIDGNYALKNVPSDATLQFSFIGMKSTEVAVGGQTIINVTLESANIALDEVVAIGYGVQKKSSVTGAISQVKAEDMENRTITNPLQAIAGKTAGTQVYSNSAAPGSSPTIRIRGINSNNSISPLYVVDGRIASSIAGIEPNDIESMEILKDAASAAIYGAQAGNGVVLITTKKGKKGIGTLSYDFQYTIQSIGKTPQVMNSEQFIDYWTEAGKFSMDRVYQYWDFEQNTDWVNEIFESSVMKRHNISFQGGNEKGSYYLSGSILDNDGMVVGDADTYKRYTSMINTNYNIKPWLEVGTNNQLEYYERRSVSEGSEYGSLILSTLQLDPMTAVTYTEDNMPDNMASALANYRATGVGELLSDGNGNYYSVSPFLTSENLNPLIMRDNSYSKSSGFNINGTAFLNLKPIKDLVLTTRFSYLLSAGESYGYSQDYYANSQSYQNYMGLDASSSNNIRIQWENFATYNRSFDKHNLSATVGTSFTKIRSFGVSGSKTGTDDDFGVQRDDPRYYYFAYATSEAIKDVSGGQPTIRTQNGYFGRLGYNYDEKYLSEIVMRADAFDSAYLPFDNRWGYFPGGSVGWVVSKESFMQDASSWIDFLKLRASWGQNGSLAGLGSFAYRTAVTSTGSYPFSTSPVYSIGYKPSTTGNKELKWETNEQTDIGIDARFLKSKLSMTFDYFVKKTKDLIVTGITPSTIVGNTASPINAGNIENTGFELELGWKDMKGDFSYDVRGNISSIKNKVTNIHESLDYIPGTGFHTTSGITRFEVGKPAWYFYGYEFEGIDAATGDPVFVDQNSDDIINDDDKVDLGKGMPDLTYGITLNAAYKGFDAIVFGQGSYGNDIYSCLNRTDYAVNSLTYFTENRWTADNTNGIRPRAGANDLDKYYTSSAAVFDGSYFKIKQIQLGYTLPGSVLDKVGMKRLRVYASLEDYFTFTKYKGFDPEVTGVGNALGVDKGSYPNSKKIIFGFNVSF, encoded by the coding sequence ATGAAGTACTACAATTTAAGTCAAAAGCGGTATCGATTTATATCGCAACGGCTTTTCTCAAAAATGCTGATCGTTATGTTTTTAATGATCTCCTCGTTAGCATTTTCGCAAACCAATATTGAAGTAACAGGAACTGTCGCGGGCAGTGATGGGGAGCTGTTACCCGGAGTTACGGTGGTTGTTCAGGGCACAACAAACGGTACAATTACCGACATTGATGGAAACTACGCACTCAAAAATGTGCCCTCGGATGCAACTCTGCAGTTTTCGTTTATCGGAATGAAATCAACAGAAGTTGCAGTTGGTGGCCAAACCATTATTAACGTAACATTAGAAAGTGCAAACATCGCGCTTGACGAGGTGGTTGCTATTGGTTATGGTGTTCAGAAGAAAAGCTCTGTTACCGGTGCCATTTCGCAGGTAAAGGCGGAAGATATGGAGAACCGTACCATTACAAATCCACTTCAGGCAATAGCCGGAAAAACGGCAGGTACACAGGTTTATTCGAACTCTGCAGCTCCGGGTAGTTCACCAACTATCCGAATCAGGGGTATCAACTCTAATAATTCAATTTCTCCATTGTATGTGGTCGACGGACGTATTGCCTCGTCGATTGCAGGTATCGAGCCTAACGATATTGAGAGCATGGAAATTTTAAAAGATGCTGCATCGGCAGCGATTTATGGTGCCCAAGCCGGTAATGGAGTAGTTTTAATAACCACGAAAAAAGGTAAAAAGGGGATAGGTACTCTTTCTTACGATTTTCAATATACCATACAAAGTATAGGCAAAACTCCTCAGGTAATGAACTCGGAGCAATTTATCGATTATTGGACTGAAGCCGGCAAATTTAGCATGGATCGTGTTTACCAATATTGGGATTTTGAGCAAAATACCGATTGGGTGAACGAGATTTTTGAATCGTCGGTAATGAAGCGTCACAACATCAGTTTCCAGGGAGGAAACGAAAAAGGAAGTTATTATTTGTCGGGCAGTATATTGGATAACGACGGTATGGTAGTTGGCGATGCCGATACTTATAAGCGCTATACCAGCATGATAAATACCAACTACAACATTAAGCCCTGGTTAGAAGTTGGTACAAACAATCAGTTGGAATACTACGAAAGAAGATCGGTTTCGGAAGGATCAGAATACGGTTCGCTTATTTTGAGCACGTTGCAGCTCGATCCGATGACTGCAGTAACCTACACCGAAGATAATATGCCGGATAATATGGCATCTGCCCTGGCTAACTACCGGGCTACCGGTGTTGGCGAGCTGTTGAGCGATGGAAACGGTAACTACTATAGCGTTTCGCCATTTCTCACCAGCGAAAATCTCAATCCGCTAATTATGCGTGATAATTCCTATTCAAAAAGCTCTGGTTTTAATATTAACGGAACAGCCTTTTTAAACCTGAAGCCTATTAAAGACCTTGTTTTAACAACGCGTTTTTCGTACCTGCTAAGTGCCGGTGAAAGTTATGGCTATTCGCAGGATTATTATGCCAACTCCCAGTCGTATCAGAACTATATGGGATTAGATGCATCCAGTTCGAATAACATTCGGATTCAGTGGGAAAACTTTGCCACTTACAACCGTTCGTTCGATAAACACAATCTGTCTGCGACGGTGGGTACATCGTTTACAAAAATTCGTTCATTTGGTGTTTCAGGAAGTAAAACCGGTACCGATGATGATTTTGGTGTACAAAGAGATGATCCGCGTTACTACTATTTTGCTTATGCCACATCAGAAGCCATTAAAGATGTTTCAGGTGGCCAACCTACTATACGCACTCAAAACGGTTATTTTGGTCGTTTAGGGTATAATTACGACGAAAAGTACCTGTCAGAAATTGTAATGCGTGCCGATGCTTTCGACTCGGCTTACCTGCCGTTTGACAACCGTTGGGGCTACTTCCCCGGAGGATCTGTTGGTTGGGTAGTTTCTAAAGAATCATTTATGCAGGATGCTTCATCCTGGATAGACTTTTTGAAGTTGCGTGCCAGCTGGGGACAAAACGGTTCATTGGCAGGCCTGGGTAGTTTCGCGTACCGCACCGCTGTTACAAGTACAGGCAGTTATCCGTTTAGCACTTCGCCGGTATACAGTATTGGTTACAAACCATCAACAACTGGTAACAAGGAATTAAAATGGGAAACCAACGAACAAACCGACATCGGTATTGATGCCCGATTCCTGAAAAGCAAGTTATCCATGACTTTTGACTACTTCGTTAAAAAAACCAAGGACTTGATTGTAACCGGAATTACCCCTTCTACAATTGTAGGTAATACCGCTTCGCCTATTAATGCAGGTAATATCGAAAACACCGGTTTTGAGCTGGAACTTGGATGGAAAGACATGAAAGGTGATTTTTCCTACGATGTGAGAGGAAATATCTCATCAATTAAAAACAAAGTAACCAATATTCACGAATCGCTGGATTATATCCCCGGAACAGGTTTCCATACCACCAGTGGTATTACCCGTTTTGAAGTTGGGAAACCAGCCTGGTATTTTTATGGTTACGAGTTTGAAGGCATCGATGCAGCTACCGGAGATCCTGTTTTTGTCGATCAGAATTCGGATGATATCATTAACGATGATGATAAAGTTGACCTCGGAAAAGGTATGCCTGATCTGACTTACGGTATTACTTTAAATGCAGCCTATAAAGGTTTTGATGCAATCGTGTTCGGTCAGGGATCGTATGGAAATGATATTTACTCTTGTCTGAACCGTACTGATTATGCCGTTAACAGTTTAACCTATTTTACTGAAAACAGATGGACCGCCGATAACACAAATGGAATCAGACCTCGTGCAGGAGCCAATGATCTGGATAAATATTATACCTCTTCGGCTGCAGTTTTCGATGGTTCATATTTCAAAATAAAACAAATTCAGTTGGGTTACACACTCCCTGGTTCCGTACTCGATAAAGTGGGAATGAAAAGACTAAGGGTTTATGCATCGCTCGAAGATTACTTCACCTTTACAAAATATAAAGGTTTCGACCCGGAAGTTACCGGTGTTGGAAACGCACTGGGAGTTGATAAAGGAAGTTATCCTAACTCAAAGAAAATCATATTTGGTTTTAATGTGTCATTCTAA
- a CDS encoding carboxylesterase family protein produces MKSIKLTILIFLVLNFGACTTTKDNVQATSNSHEIVTSATSTVVSTEAGEVAGYIENGIYIYKGIPYAEADRFMPPHSPAPWKGIRSSRAFGPVCPQGKRTGWYSDEQAFAFDWDDGYADENCLRVNVWTQGISDNKKRPVMVWLHGGGYSAGSAQELPAYDGAALCKKGDVVLVSLNHRLNVLGFLDLSAFGEKYAKSGNVGLLDLVEALKWVKNNIEQFGGDPQNVTIFGQSGGGGKVSTLMATPAAAGLFDKAIVQSGSLLNVMEARYSRKIGLGTLKELGLKSSEINELANVPYEKLLEAGNNAVSKIRKEAGTEGLDALLFGWEPTVDGNVLPWQPADLKAAELSKDIPLLVGTTLHEFTASTYNPALRNIDQAGAVNELKQQYGEKTHEYLSVFKKAYPNYQPKDLLDVDFLFRPKALEQASLRYNKQGAPVYTYLFTWESPVLDGMFRATHCMELPFVFNNISRCRKMTGGGEEARNLADKMSSAWISFAKNGNPNTTELPFWEPYSIEEGATMLFNNDCMVVYNHDKELIEMVNSFQYQLTNTIN; encoded by the coding sequence ATGAAGTCAATAAAACTAACCATTCTAATTTTTCTAGTTCTGAATTTTGGAGCGTGTACAACGACCAAGGATAATGTGCAGGCTACAAGTAATAGTCACGAAATTGTAACATCTGCCACTTCCACCGTTGTTTCAACCGAAGCAGGTGAGGTGGCCGGATATATTGAAAATGGCATTTATATCTATAAGGGAATTCCTTATGCCGAAGCCGACCGTTTTATGCCGCCACATTCTCCTGCTCCATGGAAAGGAATAAGAAGTAGCCGTGCATTTGGTCCGGTTTGCCCGCAAGGAAAGAGAACGGGCTGGTATTCGGATGAACAGGCTTTTGCTTTTGACTGGGACGATGGTTACGCTGACGAAAACTGCCTTCGTGTAAATGTCTGGACACAAGGTATTAGCGATAATAAAAAACGCCCGGTAATGGTTTGGTTACATGGCGGTGGATATTCTGCAGGATCAGCGCAGGAATTACCGGCCTACGACGGAGCAGCGCTGTGTAAAAAAGGCGATGTAGTTCTGGTTTCGTTGAATCATCGTTTAAATGTTCTGGGTTTTCTTGATTTATCAGCTTTTGGCGAGAAATATGCAAAATCAGGAAATGTTGGTTTGCTCGATCTAGTAGAAGCCTTAAAATGGGTAAAAAACAATATTGAACAATTTGGTGGCGATCCGCAGAATGTTACCATTTTCGGTCAATCGGGCGGCGGAGGAAAAGTTAGTACATTAATGGCTACACCTGCTGCGGCTGGTTTATTTGATAAGGCAATTGTACAAAGCGGCTCCTTACTAAATGTCATGGAAGCCAGGTATTCCAGAAAAATAGGTTTGGGCACATTGAAAGAGCTTGGTTTAAAATCATCGGAAATCAATGAGTTGGCAAATGTACCTTATGAAAAATTGCTTGAAGCAGGAAATAATGCTGTTTCAAAAATACGGAAAGAGGCTGGAACAGAAGGGCTTGATGCTTTACTTTTTGGGTGGGAACCAACGGTTGATGGAAATGTATTGCCCTGGCAACCTGCTGATTTAAAGGCTGCTGAACTGTCAAAAGACATTCCTTTACTGGTGGGAACGACCTTGCATGAGTTTACGGCAAGTACCTACAATCCTGCATTGCGAAATATTGATCAGGCTGGAGCAGTAAACGAACTTAAACAACAATATGGTGAAAAAACGCATGAATACTTATCCGTTTTTAAAAAGGCCTATCCAAATTATCAACCTAAAGATTTACTCGATGTAGATTTTCTTTTCCGACCAAAGGCATTAGAACAGGCATCGCTGCGGTACAATAAGCAGGGTGCACCTGTATATACCTATTTGTTCACCTGGGAATCGCCGGTGTTGGATGGTATGTTCCGCGCTACTCATTGTATGGAGCTTCCCTTTGTATTCAATAATATTTCGCGTTGCCGAAAAATGACCGGTGGCGGAGAGGAGGCTCGCAATCTTGCCGACAAAATGAGCTCGGCCTGGATCAGTTTTGCAAAAAACGGAAATCCCAATACAACGGAGTTGCCTTTCTGGGAGCCTTATTCAATTGAGGAAGGTGCAACAATGCTCTTTAACAATGATTGTATGGTGGTCTACAATCATGATAAGGAATTAATTGAAATGGTGAATTCATTTCAATATCAGCTGACTAATACAATAAACTAA